Proteins co-encoded in one Pithys albifrons albifrons isolate INPA30051 chromosome 14, PitAlb_v1, whole genome shotgun sequence genomic window:
- the HPRT1 gene encoding hypoxanthine-guanine phosphoribosyltransferase — protein sequence MATPSPCIVIGDDEQGYDLDLFCIPKHYADDLEKVYIPHGLIMDRTERLAREIMKGMGGHHIVALCVLKGGYKFFADLLDYIKALNRNSDKSIPMTVDFIRLKSYCNDQSTGDIKVIGGDDLSTLTGKNVLIVEDIIDTGKTMKTLLSLLKQYNPKMVKVASLLVKRTPRSVGYRPDFVGFEVPDKFVVGYALDYNEYFRDLNHICVISETGKQKYKA from the exons ATGGCgacccccagcccctgcatcGTG atTGGCGATGACGAACAAGGTTATGACCTGGACTTGTTCTGCATACCTAAACATTATGCAGATGATTTGGAGAAAGTCTATATTCCTCATGGACTCATCATGGACAG GACGGAGAGACTGGCACGAGAAATTATGAAGGGCATGGGAGGACACCACATTGTGGCACTCTGTGTACTCAAGGGTGGCTATAAATTTTTTGCTGATTTATTAGACTACATCAAAGCCCTGAACAGAAACAGTGACAAATCAATCCCCATGACTGTGGACTTCATTAGGTTGAAGAGTTATTGT AATGATCAGTCAACTGGAGATATCAAAGTCATTGGGGGAGATGACCTCTCAACCTTGACTGGAAAG AATGTTTTGATCGTAGAA gatATAATTGATACTGGTAAAACAATGAAAACGTTGCTGTCTCTACTTAAGCAGTACAATCCAAAGATGGTGAAAGTAGCCAG TTTGTTGGTGAAAAGAACACCTCGAAGTGTGGGATATCGGCCAGACT TTGTTGGATTTGAAGTGCCAGACAAATTTGTTGTGGGATACGCCCTGGATTACAATGAATACTTCAGAGATTTGAAC CATATCTGTGTGATCAGCGAGACAGGGAAGCAGAAGTACAAAGCATGA